Proteins from one Nitrobacteraceae bacterium AZCC 2146 genomic window:
- a CDS encoding MarR family transcriptional regulator for hemolysin (product_source=KO:K06075; cath_funfam=1.10.10.10; cog=COG1846; ko=KO:K06075; pfam=PF12802; smart=SM00347; superfamily=46785), which yields MALTQSLIQAELGLLVARLARVWRRKADQALSAHGLSEATAHPLLILSRGGKHVRQGVLADEMGLEGPSVVRLIDLLAAEGLVERREDPTDRRAKMLHLTALGEAKAEEIKRVMRRVRADLMKGVSADELAVTFEVLRKIELSAIRSLETAEEADALS from the coding sequence ATGGCACTTACCCAATCCCTCATTCAGGCCGAACTCGGCCTCCTGGTCGCGCGGCTGGCCCGCGTCTGGCGGCGCAAGGCGGATCAGGCGCTGTCGGCGCATGGGTTGTCGGAGGCCACCGCGCATCCGCTGCTGATCCTGTCGCGCGGCGGCAAGCACGTCCGCCAGGGCGTGCTCGCCGACGAGATGGGCCTCGAAGGGCCCTCGGTGGTGCGGCTGATCGATCTGCTCGCGGCTGAAGGGCTAGTGGAGCGCCGCGAAGACCCGACCGACCGTCGCGCCAAGATGCTGCATCTCACCGCGCTCGGCGAAGCCAAGGCCGAGGAGATCAAGCGGGTGATGCGTCGCGTCCGTGCCGACCTGATGAAGGGCGTCAGCGCCGACGAGCTCGCCGTCACCTTCGAGGTGCTGCGCAAGATCGAGCTCTCCGCCATTCGTTCGCTCGAGACCGCCGAGGAGGCGGACGCGCTGTCATGA
- a CDS encoding multidrug resistance efflux pump (product_source=COG1566; cath_funfam=2.40.50.100; cog=COG1566; pfam=PF13437,PF13533; superfamily=111369; transmembrane_helix_parts=Inside_1_6,TMhelix_7_29,Outside_30_298), whose product MKNTVSFVRRFAVTALAVVAALAVGRYLWVYYMDAPWTRDGRVRADVVTVAPDVSGFVTEILVKDNQKVKRGDVIFRIDRARFALALQQAEAVVAGRHAMLDQADADLKRYRELTANVVSQQKLEQVVATQLQAKASYDQGIADRAVAQLNLDRSEVHAPVNGSISNMDLRPGTYVSAGKGIMALVDTDSLHVDGYFEETKLPRIRVGDAVSVHLMGDSAKLTGHVESIAAGIEDRDRAEGSNLLANVTPTFSWVRLAQRVPVRIALDNIPAGATLVAGRTATVEILPGDGTSVAKLF is encoded by the coding sequence ATGAAAAACACTGTTTCGTTCGTTCGCCGTTTCGCCGTCACCGCGCTGGCGGTCGTCGCCGCGCTCGCCGTCGGCCGCTATCTGTGGGTCTATTACATGGACGCGCCATGGACCCGCGACGGCCGGGTGCGCGCCGACGTCGTCACCGTCGCGCCGGATGTCTCCGGCTTCGTCACCGAGATTCTGGTCAAGGACAATCAGAAGGTGAAACGCGGCGACGTGATCTTTCGGATCGATCGCGCACGCTTCGCGCTGGCGCTGCAGCAGGCAGAGGCGGTGGTCGCCGGCCGTCACGCCATGCTCGATCAGGCCGACGCCGACCTGAAACGCTACCGCGAGCTCACCGCCAACGTGGTCTCGCAGCAGAAGCTGGAGCAGGTGGTAGCCACACAGCTGCAGGCCAAGGCATCCTACGATCAGGGCATCGCCGACCGGGCGGTGGCACAGCTCAATCTCGATCGCAGCGAAGTACATGCGCCGGTCAATGGCAGCATTTCGAACATGGATCTGCGGCCGGGCACCTACGTGTCAGCCGGCAAGGGCATCATGGCGCTGGTCGATACCGACAGCCTGCATGTCGACGGCTATTTCGAGGAGACGAAGCTGCCGCGAATCCGCGTCGGCGACGCCGTCTCGGTTCACCTGATGGGCGATTCCGCGAAACTCACCGGCCATGTCGAGAGTATTGCCGCGGGCATCGAGGACCGCGACCGCGCCGAAGGCAGCAACCTGCTCGCCAACGTGACACCGACCTTCAGCTGGGTTCGTCTCGCCCAGCGCGTCCCGGTGCGCATCGCGCTCGACAACATCCCTGCCGGCGCGACGCTGGTGGCGGGACGCACCGCGACGGTGGAGATTTTGCCAGGCGATGGCACGAGCGTGGCGAAGCTGTTTTAG
- a CDS encoding hypothetical protein (product_source=Hypo-rule applied; pfam=PF07869; superfamily=81342; transmembrane_helix_parts=Inside_1_6,TMhelix_7_26,Outside_27_45,TMhelix_46_68,Inside_69_69) yields MRYEIDLFGILVPALLLWLVITYVLGALLRPLLERSGLYRFVWHRALFDLALYVCLLGGVVYLSSGLLS; encoded by the coding sequence ATGAGATACGAAATCGATCTGTTCGGCATCCTCGTGCCGGCGCTGCTGCTGTGGCTGGTCATCACCTACGTACTCGGTGCGCTGCTGCGTCCCTTGCTTGAACGCTCCGGCCTCTACCGCTTCGTCTGGCACCGCGCGCTGTTCGACCTCGCTTTGTACGTCTGCCTGCTGGGCGGCGTGGTCTATCTCTCCTCCGGATTGCTGTCATGA
- a CDS encoding NitT/TauT family transport system ATP-binding protein (product_source=KO:K02049; cath_funfam=3.40.50.300; cog=COG1116; ko=KO:K02049; pfam=PF00005; smart=SM00382; superfamily=52540): MPSSVCCAGAARAMGEADMASDILNTSPKLVVDRARKSFRQNNGFETTAIADLSFSVKSGEYVAIVGPTGAGKSVLLDCLLGLKHLDAGQIRIDGLPVENFVRDKKGHITRIFQEDRLLPWLSATDNAAFGLQIQGVAEAERRERAATWLDAVGLSAFKGALPRELSGGMRQRVNIARAFAPNPELVLLDEAFSALDDVTASRLRQDFKTLAQSQRTTFLIVTHSIDEAIFLANRILVFGAPARLMAEITVPPQAFEDRELSDRIKTEIRSLIVAGARRH, translated from the coding sequence ATGCCGAGCAGCGTGTGCTGCGCTGGCGCGGCGAGAGCCATGGGCGAGGCTGACATGGCATCCGATATCTTGAACACGTCGCCGAAACTCGTCGTCGATCGCGCCCGGAAGAGTTTTCGCCAGAACAACGGCTTTGAGACCACGGCGATCGCCGATCTCAGCTTCTCGGTGAAATCAGGCGAATATGTCGCCATCGTCGGGCCGACCGGTGCAGGAAAATCCGTGCTGCTGGATTGCCTGCTCGGGCTGAAGCATCTCGATGCCGGCCAGATCCGGATCGATGGCCTGCCGGTCGAGAATTTCGTCCGCGACAAGAAGGGGCATATCACCCGCATTTTCCAGGAAGATCGCCTGCTGCCATGGCTGTCGGCCACCGACAACGCGGCGTTCGGGCTGCAGATTCAGGGCGTCGCCGAGGCCGAGCGGCGTGAACGTGCCGCGACCTGGCTCGATGCGGTCGGGCTGTCGGCGTTCAAGGGAGCGCTGCCGCGCGAATTGTCCGGCGGCATGCGACAGCGCGTCAACATCGCGCGTGCGTTTGCGCCGAATCCGGAACTGGTGTTGCTGGACGAAGCCTTCAGCGCGCTGGACGACGTCACCGCGTCGCGGCTGCGGCAGGATTTCAAGACGCTGGCGCAATCGCAACGCACCACCTTCCTGATCGTCACCCACAGCATCGACGAAGCGATCTTCCTGGCGAACCGGATACTGGTGTTCGGCGCTCCGGCGCGGCTGATGGCGGAAATCACCGTGCCGCCGCAGGCTTTCGAGGATCGCGAACTGTCCGACCGCATCAAGACCGAAATCCGCTCTCTCATTGTTGCCGGCGCGCGTCGTCACTGA
- a CDS encoding putative membrane protein YccC (product_source=COG1289; cog=COG1289; pfam=PF04632; smart=SM00833; transmembrane_helix_parts=Outside_1_14,TMhelix_15_34,Inside_35_61,TMhelix_62_84,Outside_85_88,TMhelix_89_107,Inside_108_115,TMhelix_116_138,Outside_139_147,TMhelix_148_167,Inside_168_368,TMhelix_369_391,Outside_392_421,TMhelix_422_444,Inside_445_450,TMhelix_451_473,Outside_474_501,TMhelix_502_524,Inside_525_688): MTSVRPPFLVRHADIIFSLKTFAAAVMALLIALAMDLPRPYWALATVYIASQPLAGATRSKAFFRVAGTLIGAAASVALVPNLVNAPELLSLGIALWVGLCLYLSLLDRTPRGYMFMLAGYTVALIGFPSVSEPAAIFDTVLARSEEIILGILCASIVSTIVLPRGVGPAVASRVDSWLASARKLSQSVLAGHGADKATREQRLRLAADAVEIDTLSDHLAYDRTVDREAARWLRALRLRMLMLLPLLSSIGDRIDALGADVCATQPKLMSLVDDLSRWVAGDDTEREPPDQLRAAIAAQLPKLHAASSWEQIMVVSLLMRMRELVDISQDCRVLNQAIAAGGRPPGAKLAFHPEAGVAPVRHVDHGMALWSAAGAVLAILLCCAFWIASGWVDGASAPMMAAVGCSFFATMDDPAVGLRGFAKWSLVSMIIVAAYLFAILPGITNIEMLLVVLAPAFLLFGFLIARPATFFIGMLLAANTASLMAIQSTYSADFSAFANSSIAFFVGTEISALTILLARSVGAEWSVRRLMRKGWTALALAAERRGNRDRAAFAGLMIYRIGLLAPRLAALPDSDLRNVDNLRELRVGLNIVDLRRARHGMSPRSLRAMDAMLDELAADFRSYEGGAMPPELLADIDHALAEAMTETGDEVRGDALIGLVEIRRGLFPEAPAYQPEASERLPGSVAA, encoded by the coding sequence ATGACCTCCGTTCGCCCGCCCTTTCTGGTTCGTCACGCCGACATCATCTTCTCCCTGAAAACCTTCGCCGCCGCCGTGATGGCGCTTTTGATCGCGCTGGCGATGGATCTGCCGCGGCCGTACTGGGCGTTGGCGACGGTCTACATCGCCTCGCAGCCGCTGGCTGGCGCGACGCGTTCGAAAGCATTCTTCCGCGTCGCCGGCACGCTGATCGGCGCTGCTGCCAGCGTCGCGCTGGTGCCGAACCTGGTCAACGCGCCGGAATTGCTCAGCCTGGGCATCGCACTATGGGTCGGGCTTTGCCTGTATCTCTCGCTGCTCGACCGCACGCCGCGCGGCTACATGTTCATGCTGGCCGGCTACACTGTGGCGCTGATCGGGTTTCCATCGGTATCGGAGCCGGCGGCGATCTTCGACACCGTTCTGGCGCGCAGCGAGGAGATCATCCTGGGCATCCTCTGCGCCAGCATCGTTTCCACCATCGTACTGCCGCGCGGCGTCGGGCCCGCTGTCGCGTCGCGGGTCGACAGCTGGCTCGCCAGCGCCCGGAAGCTGAGCCAAAGCGTGCTCGCCGGCCATGGCGCCGACAAGGCGACGCGCGAGCAGCGGCTGCGCCTTGCCGCCGACGCCGTCGAGATCGACACGCTGTCGGATCATCTGGCCTATGACCGCACGGTCGATCGCGAGGCCGCGCGCTGGCTGCGCGCGCTGCGGCTGCGCATGCTGATGTTGCTGCCGCTGTTGTCCTCGATCGGCGACCGCATCGATGCGCTCGGCGCCGATGTGTGCGCGACCCAGCCAAAACTGATGAGCCTGGTTGACGATCTCTCGCGCTGGGTCGCCGGCGACGACACCGAGCGCGAGCCGCCGGATCAGCTGCGCGCCGCGATTGCCGCGCAGTTGCCGAAGCTGCACGCCGCTTCGTCGTGGGAGCAGATCATGGTGGTCAGCCTGCTGATGCGGATGCGCGAGCTGGTGGACATCTCGCAGGACTGCCGCGTGCTCAATCAAGCCATCGCTGCCGGAGGTCGTCCGCCCGGCGCGAAGCTGGCGTTTCATCCCGAAGCCGGTGTCGCGCCGGTGCGGCATGTGGACCATGGCATGGCGCTGTGGTCCGCCGCCGGTGCGGTGCTGGCGATCCTGCTGTGCTGCGCGTTCTGGATCGCAAGCGGCTGGGTCGACGGCGCCTCGGCGCCGATGATGGCGGCGGTCGGCTGTTCGTTCTTCGCGACGATGGATGATCCCGCGGTCGGCCTGCGCGGCTTCGCCAAATGGTCGCTGGTCAGCATGATCATCGTTGCCGCGTATCTGTTCGCGATCCTGCCGGGCATTACCAATATCGAAATGCTGCTGGTGGTGCTGGCGCCGGCGTTCCTGCTGTTCGGTTTTCTGATCGCGCGTCCGGCGACCTTCTTCATCGGCATGCTGCTGGCCGCCAACACGGCGAGCCTGATGGCCATCCAGTCGACCTATAGCGCCGATTTTTCTGCCTTTGCCAATTCCAGCATCGCCTTCTTCGTCGGCACCGAAATCTCGGCGCTCACCATCCTGCTGGCACGGTCCGTCGGCGCCGAGTGGAGCGTGCGCCGACTGATGCGCAAGGGCTGGACGGCGCTGGCGCTCGCCGCCGAACGGCGCGGTAATCGCGATCGCGCGGCCTTTGCCGGGCTGATGATCTACCGCATCGGGCTGCTGGCGCCGCGCCTCGCCGCGCTGCCGGATAGCGACTTGCGCAACGTCGACAATCTTCGCGAGTTGCGCGTCGGCCTCAATATCGTCGACCTGCGCCGCGCCCGCCACGGAATGTCGCCGCGCTCATTGCGGGCGATGGATGCGATGCTGGACGAACTCGCGGCGGATTTCCGCAGCTATGAGGGCGGTGCGATGCCGCCCGAGCTGCTGGCTGATATCGATCATGCGCTGGCCGAGGCCATGACCGAGACCGGCGACGAGGTGCGGGGCGATGCGCTGATCGGCCTGGTCGAGATTCGCCGCGGCCTGTTTCCGGAGGCGCCGGCCTACCAGCCGGAGGCGTCGGAGCGCTTACCGGGGAGTGTCGCGGCATGA
- a CDS encoding ABC-type nitrate/sulfonate/bicarbonate transport system substrate-binding protein (product_source=COG0715; cath_funfam=3.40.190.10; cleavage_site_network=SignalP-noTM; cog=COG0715; pfam=PF12974; superfamily=53850; transmembrane_helix_parts=Inside_1_11,TMhelix_12_34,Outside_35_333): protein MMNSGTLSRRSVVRGLGAGAALASGVLGSGGAFAQTTKSGAGGLAPPSNGSFLVPIIRKLELDKKNGLDFDINLYSDPSILYSDLASGRSSHIFGAIYNCANFYVRGVPVELLFTISTANHAFVSKNPAIKTAADLKDKSVAATTSSGFYGMAVLFLKQNGLDPRKNLNILNSPPSSVQTQLLAEKVDAGLLFDPALSNMLSQGYHLVGDMNAGIRQELKMQDDANVWYLGCYGRKDWIDSDPKRVAATLKMWQEAAAFYNGNAAEADKIISDFTKVSVEALALSRKLQITKFLVEPAISEKKNLDALFAGFKEVGFLTDVPDAGVYYPWTKS from the coding sequence ATGATGAATTCTGGAACGTTGTCGCGACGCTCGGTTGTTCGGGGTTTGGGCGCGGGAGCGGCGCTTGCGTCCGGCGTTCTCGGCAGCGGTGGTGCCTTTGCGCAGACCACCAAGTCCGGTGCGGGCGGCCTCGCGCCGCCATCGAACGGGTCGTTCCTGGTTCCAATCATCCGCAAGCTCGAACTCGACAAGAAGAACGGCCTCGACTTCGATATCAATCTCTACAGCGATCCCAGCATTCTCTATTCGGATCTGGCCTCCGGCCGCTCCAGCCATATCTTCGGCGCGATCTACAACTGCGCCAATTTCTATGTGCGCGGCGTGCCGGTCGAACTGCTGTTCACCATCTCGACTGCCAACCATGCCTTTGTTTCGAAGAACCCGGCCATCAAGACGGCCGCCGACCTGAAGGACAAGTCGGTCGCGGCGACGACAAGCTCCGGCTTCTACGGCATGGCGGTGCTGTTCCTGAAACAGAATGGACTCGATCCCCGCAAGAATCTCAATATCCTCAATTCACCGCCGTCGTCGGTGCAGACGCAGCTGTTGGCCGAGAAGGTCGATGCCGGCCTGCTGTTCGATCCCGCTTTGTCGAACATGCTGTCGCAGGGCTATCATCTGGTCGGCGACATGAACGCTGGCATCCGCCAGGAATTGAAGATGCAAGACGATGCCAACGTCTGGTATCTCGGCTGCTACGGACGCAAGGACTGGATCGACAGCGATCCCAAGCGCGTCGCGGCCACGTTGAAGATGTGGCAGGAGGCCGCCGCGTTCTACAACGGCAACGCGGCGGAAGCGGACAAGATCATTTCGGACTTCACCAAGGTGTCCGTCGAGGCCCTGGCGCTGAGCCGCAAGCTGCAGATCACGAAATTCCTGGTGGAGCCGGCCATCAGCGAGAAGAAGAATCTCGATGCGCTGTTCGCGGGCTTCAAGGAAGTCGGCTTCCTGACCGACGTACCGGACGCCGGCGTCTACTACCCCTGGACGAAATCTTGA
- a CDS encoding NitT/TauT family transport system permease protein (product_source=KO:K02050; cath_funfam=1.10.3720.10; cog=COG0600; ko=KO:K02050; pfam=PF00528; superfamily=161098; transmembrane_helix_parts=Outside_1_60,TMhelix_61_83,Inside_84_89,TMhelix_90_112,Outside_113_126,TMhelix_127_144,Inside_145_148,TMhelix_149_171,Outside_172_246,TMhelix_247_266,Inside_267_284), which produces MSGVADDSGALDDTAIAHVPSEAGASFPNQRSALSRTFRAILPFLVIAGLWQTASFFSKPYLFPGLGAIAKSFWTILTTWDLISQGLVTWARLLFAVAASLVIGIPIGLAMGLSPTADEFLRPVVKFIMGVPALNWVIIVIIWFSTTELRIGFVLIALCTPVTVFCIYDGVRSIDRKLTDMVLSFGANPIQHIRLLLWPYVQASAFTAAKLNIGNAVRTVIVAELVGAPLGIGKELDLAKNVFDMPTVLAWTLFLVLMALIMTRGIEYAEQRVLRWRGESHGRG; this is translated from the coding sequence TTGAGCGGGGTCGCCGACGACAGCGGGGCTCTCGACGATACGGCGATAGCGCACGTGCCTTCCGAGGCCGGTGCGAGCTTTCCGAACCAGCGCAGTGCGTTGTCGCGCACATTCAGGGCGATCCTTCCGTTTCTGGTAATCGCCGGGCTGTGGCAGACCGCGTCGTTTTTCAGCAAGCCCTATCTGTTCCCGGGTCTCGGCGCGATCGCGAAAAGTTTCTGGACGATCCTGACGACCTGGGACCTGATTTCCCAGGGGCTGGTGACGTGGGCGCGGCTGCTGTTCGCGGTGGCCGCTTCGCTGGTGATCGGCATTCCGATCGGGCTGGCGATGGGACTGTCGCCAACGGCAGATGAATTCCTCCGCCCGGTCGTCAAGTTCATCATGGGCGTTCCCGCGCTGAACTGGGTGATCATCGTCATCATCTGGTTCTCAACCACCGAACTGCGCATCGGCTTCGTGCTGATCGCTTTGTGCACGCCGGTGACCGTGTTCTGCATCTATGATGGCGTGCGCTCGATCGACCGCAAGCTGACCGACATGGTGCTGTCGTTCGGGGCCAATCCAATCCAGCATATCCGTCTGCTGCTGTGGCCTTATGTGCAGGCGTCCGCTTTCACCGCGGCCAAGCTCAATATCGGCAACGCCGTCCGTACCGTCATCGTTGCCGAACTTGTCGGTGCGCCGCTCGGCATCGGCAAGGAGCTCGATCTGGCGAAGAATGTTTTCGATATGCCGACGGTTCTGGCCTGGACGCTGTTCCTGGTGCTGATGGCCTTGATCATGACGCGAGGCATCGAATATGCCGAGCAGCGTGTGCTGCGCTGGCGCGGCGAGAGCCATGGGCGAGGCTGA
- a CDS encoding 3-(3-hydroxy-phenyl)propionate hydroxylase (product_source=KO:K05712; cath_funfam=3.50.50.60; cog=COG0654; ko=KO:K05712; pfam=PF01494; superfamily=51905): MIEDRVLIAGAGPVGLVAAAQLVKQGIAVTVLEAGNELGSESRASTFHPPTLDMLHELGVADDLIAEGLKAPMLQYRSKKDGVIAQFDFGEIADKTGHPYRVQSEQFKLTRLLLAKLRDENLFRIEFGARVEDVQQDDDGVRVSVRGNDAQSVRTGKWLIGADGARSEVRRALGVEFEGFTWPERFLVLSTPFDFDAAIPDLVSVNYVADPDCWQFLLRIPGMWRVMFPVPQEVSDEAATSPEFGQAMLSRVVAGGTFHIAHTTLYRVHQRVAKQFRVGRSFLVGDAAHINNPLGGMGMNGGIHDSVNLTARLADVHHGMAHDSDLDRYDLQRRLVTLESVQTQTIQNKRDLEAKDEADQAAFRERLRGIAADPEARRTYLQRVSMIASLKRAGELG; this comes from the coding sequence ATGATCGAAGATCGCGTATTGATTGCCGGCGCCGGCCCGGTTGGCCTCGTCGCGGCGGCGCAGCTGGTGAAGCAGGGCATTGCTGTCACCGTGCTGGAAGCTGGCAATGAACTCGGGTCGGAATCCCGGGCCTCGACATTTCATCCGCCGACCCTGGACATGCTGCACGAACTCGGCGTCGCGGATGATCTGATCGCGGAAGGCCTGAAGGCGCCGATGCTGCAATACCGCTCAAAGAAGGACGGCGTCATCGCACAGTTCGACTTCGGCGAGATAGCCGACAAGACCGGCCATCCCTACCGCGTGCAGAGCGAGCAGTTCAAGCTGACGCGCCTGCTGCTCGCAAAGCTTCGCGACGAGAACCTTTTCCGGATCGAATTCGGCGCCCGCGTTGAAGATGTGCAGCAGGACGACGACGGCGTCCGCGTTTCGGTGCGCGGCAACGACGCGCAAAGCGTTCGTACCGGCAAATGGCTGATCGGTGCCGACGGCGCGCGCAGCGAGGTGCGCCGTGCGCTCGGTGTCGAGTTCGAGGGATTTACCTGGCCCGAGCGCTTTCTGGTGCTGAGCACGCCGTTCGATTTCGATGCCGCGATTCCCGATCTGGTCTCAGTGAACTACGTCGCCGATCCCGATTGCTGGCAGTTCCTGCTGCGGATTCCCGGCATGTGGCGGGTGATGTTTCCGGTGCCGCAGGAGGTCAGCGACGAGGCTGCGACGTCGCCGGAGTTCGGGCAGGCGATGCTGTCGCGCGTGGTGGCCGGCGGCACATTCCATATCGCGCATACCACGCTGTACCGCGTGCATCAGCGCGTCGCGAAGCAGTTCCGCGTCGGCCGTTCGTTTCTGGTCGGCGATGCCGCGCATATCAACAATCCCCTCGGCGGCATGGGCATGAATGGCGGCATCCATGATTCCGTCAACCTGACGGCGCGGCTGGCCGACGTGCACCATGGCATGGCCCATGACAGCGACCTTGATCGCTACGACCTGCAACGCCGGCTGGTGACGCTGGAAAGCGTCCAGACCCAGACCATCCAGAACAAGCGCGATCTCGAAGCCAAGGACGAGGCAGATCAGGCCGCGTTCCGCGAGCGCCTGCGCGGCATCGCCGCCGATCCCGAGGCGCGTAGAACTTACCTGCAGCGAGTGTCGATGATCGCCAGCCTGAAGCGCGCCGGGGAACTCGGTTGA